ATCATTGCCAAGTCCATCATCAAGCCAAAAGCCCGCCAGTCTACCACGTTGGTAGAAGTACAGTTATAAGCGCCAGAAAAGTTTTCTGGGCGAGAAATCCATTCCGTACCTCCTACCCACAGCCAGCGTCCGCTTGGGAGAGATTTCATCTCCTTTTGCATTTTTTCGAGAATAGCGGCTTCTGCTGGGGTGAGTTTACCCAATTCCACTAGCCCGCGCAGGGTGCGATCGCATACTTGTTCCCAAGTCTCGCGCCCACCTCCTATCCGCCGACTATACGTTCTGAAGAAGACTGGATTTGCAGCTGGGGCAGTTTCGGGAAACTGGGTGGTTTGGGTTAAGCGCTGTAGCTCTCGCACCATAGTAGAGTCGTGATAAAAAAAGGTTTTGCTGAAGAAAAAGCCCTGGATGTTCAAGGCAATAGATTAAGACTATACGCGATTTACATATAGTGGTAAAGATTGAAAAATTACTCAATCTGCGCTAGCTCTAGGGCAAGAATAAGAAAAGTTAAGTTTTTACATGCACGGGTACTAACCCAAAGGCAATGAACCGCGCTAGCAAGTCACGTAGAATAGACAGCCGTAACAAACTTGGCACTTGGAACTTTTGCCCTGGATTGAGGGCTTTAGCAAGAATTTGCTTTTGGATTAAAGACTGAAACACTTGGATACATCGCGTGGGTAACTCACGACGACGCTGAACTTTGGCTAAGTCCTGTAGCTGCAATCTACCAGTTCTTAGTGGTTCGCTCAGCAGGTTTGCCGCGACTACGGCATCTTGAATCGCATAGTTGATCCCTACTCCACCAACGGGTGACATGACATGAGCAGCGTCACCAATTAATAGTAAGCCAGAACTATACCATTGCGGTAGGCGGTTCGACTCAACCGAGAGAAATGCTACTTGCGACCACTCTTTGAGTAATTCCACGCGATCGCTAAATTCCGGCACTACCTCAACAATAGACTTTCTCAACGCCTCCAATCCCGCCGCCCGCAAATCTTGGTAGCCACCTTTAGGAATGACATAGGCAATCTGCCAGGAATCATCGCGATCGATCGTTACTAAAATATGACCGCTACCGATACGACCATTCAACCCTTCTGGTTCATCCGGTCGGCGCGGAAGACGAAACCACAGCACGTCCATAGGTGGCGAGGTCTCAATTGGCTGAAATCCAGCTAGTTGACGTAGGCGGGAATGACGACCATCTGCACCAACTGTAAGCTGCGCCCTGACTTCATGCCAACCGCCATGTCCGCGATAGCGCACGCCTCGGACTCCTCCATCTGCCACAATTAATTCTTGTACGTTTGCGCCCAACACGAGTTGAAAGTTGGGATACTGTTTTGCCTCCTCGGTGATAAATTCCAAAAATTTTACTTGGGGCATCACCGTGATGTATTGATAGCGTGTTTTCAAGTGACTGAAATCAGCTATTGGGAAAGTTTTCCCATCTGTGCGAATACTCAGCTGGCGTAGTTTGGTGTGGCGCAGCTCAAGCAAGCGATCTGCTAAGCCTAATTCTGCCAAGATCTCCATCACAGACGGGTGAATGGTATCACCCCGAAAGTCGCGATCGAAATCTTTGTGTGCTTCCAGCAGCATCACAGGTATACCTTGACGGGTCAACAGCAGCGCCAATACTGCTCCTGCCGGACCACTGCCCACAATACAGCAGGTTGTCGTTTGTCGGTCTAAAATGTCATGCTGCGGGGATACAGCATCAGTTGGCGATGTGGGAGTTATATCGTTCGTCATCTCAAAAACTCCTTAAAATTTTCAAAATCATTGGACTTGTTTTTGATTGATTGGTTAATCAAAAAGACCCGAAAAAATGTCCTAAAGCTGAATTGCGTGAATTATTCCTACCCCGTATCCCTACTCATCGA
This window of the Chroococcidiopsis thermalis PCC 7203 genome carries:
- a CDS encoding FAD-dependent oxidoreductase, with amino-acid sequence MTNDITPTSPTDAVSPQHDILDRQTTTCCIVGSGPAGAVLALLLTRQGIPVMLLEAHKDFDRDFRGDTIHPSVMEILAELGLADRLLELRHTKLRQLSIRTDGKTFPIADFSHLKTRYQYITVMPQVKFLEFITEEAKQYPNFQLVLGANVQELIVADGGVRGVRYRGHGGWHEVRAQLTVGADGRHSRLRQLAGFQPIETSPPMDVLWFRLPRRPDEPEGLNGRIGSGHILVTIDRDDSWQIAYVIPKGGYQDLRAAGLEALRKSIVEVVPEFSDRVELLKEWSQVAFLSVESNRLPQWYSSGLLLIGDAAHVMSPVGGVGINYAIQDAVVAANLLSEPLRTGRLQLQDLAKVQRRRELPTRCIQVFQSLIQKQILAKALNPGQKFQVPSLLRLSILRDLLARFIAFGLVPVHVKT